One segment of Monomorium pharaonis isolate MP-MQ-018 chromosome 6, ASM1337386v2, whole genome shotgun sequence DNA contains the following:
- the LOC105838221 gene encoding larval cuticle protein A3A-like — MAFKFVAFAVLIAAANAGVIAPAAPLAYAAAPAVVAAPLAKAVVAKAVDADFDPHPQYSYAYDVHDSLTGDAKSQQETRDGDLVQGSYSLLEADGTRRIVDYTADPVNGFNAVVRKEPAAVAVKAVAPVAPAPLAYAAAPVAKIAAPVAHAAPLAYAAAPIAKFAAPIAHAPIAYAAPAAPIAYAAQLAKVAAPAAFSYAAPAAYLH, encoded by the exons ATGGCCTTCAAG TTTGTCGCTTTCGCCGTCCTGATCGCCGCCGCCAACGCCGGTGTAATCGCGCCCGCCGCCCCCCTGGCCTACGCCGCGGCCCCCGCGGTCGTCGCCGCCCCCCTCGCCAAGGCCGTAGTAGCTAAGGCCGTCGACGCCGACTTCGACCCGCATCCACAGTACAGCTATGCCTACGACGTGCACGACAGCCTGACCGGCGACGCCAAGAGCCAGCAGGAGACCCGCGACGGCGACCTCGTTCAGGGTAGCTACTCCCTCTTGGAGGCCGACGGCACCAGGCGCATCGTCGACTACACCGCCGACCCGGTCAACGGATTCAACGCCGTGGTGCGCAAAGAacccgccgccgtcgccgtcaaAGCCGTCGCTCCCGTCGCGCCCGCACCCCTCGCCTACGCCGCCGCCCCGGTCGCCAAGATCGCCGCTCCTGTGGCACACGCCGCCCCTCTGGCCTACGCTGCCGCCCCGATCGCCAAGTTCGCCGCCCCCATCGCCCACGCTCCCATCGCCTATGCCGCACCGGCTGCACCCATCGCTTACGCCGCGCAGTTAGCCAAGGTCGCCGCCCCCGCTGCCTTCTCCTACGCCGCCCCCGCTGCCTACCTCCACTGA